In one window of Pseudooceanicola aestuarii DNA:
- the arsJ gene encoding organoarsenical effux MFS transporter ArsJ, protein MSRRPEGLSAYIAVTASYWAFMLTDGALRMLVLLHFHSLGFSPVQLAYLFVLYEIAGVITNLSAGWIAARFGLTRTLYAGLGVQVLALLALARLDPGWAVSASVIYVMAVQGASGVAKDLAKMSSKSAVKLLAPTARGGLFRWVAVLTGSKNAVKGVGFLLGAALLGLAGFVPSVLAMAAILSVILLAVMLRMPGGLPQGRKDAKFREVFSKNPDVNWLSFARVFLFGARDVWFVVGIPIYFYAVLSDGSEAGNRFAFFVIGSFMAVWTILYGAVQASAPRLLRAATRPESEIAAAARHWTAALIVIPALLAALVWWAGEPAEWLTLTLIGGLLVFGAIFAVNSALHSYLILAFTSGERVTMDVGFYYMANAAGRLLGTVASGATYQLGGLPACLGTAALFLVLSRIGAGRLGPRGTAAPA, encoded by the coding sequence TTTCCATTCGCTGGGCTTTTCCCCAGTGCAACTGGCCTATCTCTTCGTGCTGTACGAAATCGCCGGGGTGATCACGAACCTGTCCGCCGGCTGGATCGCGGCGCGGTTCGGGCTGACCCGGACGCTGTATGCCGGGTTGGGGGTGCAGGTGCTGGCGCTGCTGGCGCTGGCGCGGCTGGATCCGGGCTGGGCTGTCAGCGCCTCGGTCATCTATGTGATGGCGGTGCAGGGCGCGTCGGGCGTGGCCAAGGATCTGGCCAAGATGTCGTCCAAATCCGCGGTCAAATTGTTGGCGCCGACGGCGCGGGGCGGGCTGTTCCGATGGGTCGCGGTGCTGACCGGGTCCAAGAACGCGGTCAAGGGTGTCGGCTTCCTGCTGGGGGCGGCGCTGCTGGGGTTGGCGGGGTTCGTCCCCTCGGTTCTGGCGATGGCGGCGATCCTGTCGGTGATCCTGCTGGCGGTCATGTTGCGGATGCCCGGCGGGCTGCCGCAGGGTCGCAAGGACGCCAAGTTCCGGGAGGTCTTCTCGAAGAACCCGGACGTCAACTGGCTGTCCTTTGCCCGCGTCTTCCTGTTCGGCGCGCGCGACGTCTGGTTCGTGGTCGGCATCCCGATCTATTTCTACGCCGTGCTGTCGGACGGCAGCGAGGCGGGCAACCGCTTTGCCTTTTTCGTGATCGGCAGTTTCATGGCGGTCTGGACAATCCTCTATGGCGCGGTTCAGGCCTCGGCCCCGCGTCTGCTGCGCGCCGCCACCCGGCCGGAGAGCGAGATCGCTGCCGCCGCGCGCCACTGGACCGCTGCCCTGATCGTCATTCCCGCGCTGCTGGCGGCGCTAGTCTGGTGGGCGGGAGAGCCGGCGGAATGGCTGACGCTGACGCTGATCGGCGGGCTGCTGGTCTTTGGCGCGATATTCGCGGTGAATTCGGCGCTGCATTCCTACCTGATCCTGGCCTTCACCAGCGGGGAGCGGGTGACCATGGATGTGGGCTTCTACTACATGGCCAATGCGGCGGGGCGGTTGTTGGGCACTGTCGCCTCGGGCGCGACCTACCAACTGGGCGGCTTGCCCGCCTGCCTGGGCACCGCCGCGCTGTTTCTGGTGCTGTCGCGGATCGGCGCCGGTCGGTTGGGCCCGCGCGGCACCGCCGCCCCGGCTTGA